The DNA region TCTTTGAGAGTTTGGACGGTGTTGCTGAACGCAGAGAATGCGTAAACGATCCTGCCTTCCGTTTGTTCGTCTCCCTGCTGCCCAGTGCGAAATCGAAGCATTGATTGATCGCAGCATTCCACGACTGAGCGCAAGCAGAAGTCGAACTCTTTTACCTTCGACTTGAAGAAGCTAGCGACCCAGCGGCGATGCTGATCTTGCGTAAGACTCATTTTTGAAGAAAGCCCGTTTCGTACAAAACGCGATTGTACGGCCGCTACACAGCTCGACTGAGTCTTGCCGACAGCAAAGGTTGAACCGTTGTGGCACACGTGTCGTCATCGGGAAGAGTGGCAATCCACCATGCCTCCTTGCATGCTTATGCCCCCCTTGCCTCGCGCCTCCCACCGATTTTTCAGACTCAGCACCGCACTACCGGTCCCCTGCATTTCGGTATGGATATGCCCCCCCTTAAGTGGGCCGGGAGTAGGAAAAACACGCGGGTGTGAACCCCCGCGTCTTGGCCCTAGACGCAGGGTCCCCCGCTTTCTGGCCGCCCTGACACTAGCGGCCGGCGCAACAATGCCCGATCGGTGCGCATAGCGGACACCCCGTCCCAAACACGCCTCTGATGCCCGTCAAATCCGGGAGAGCCGCGCCCCGTCTAGCTAAAACGAGTTGGACATTTGGAGATAAACGTCTGAATCGGCCGAAAAGCCTTGTGGGGTAAGGCTTCGCGTGTCTCCAAACGATTTGGAGAACGCTGGATATACTGGAGACAAATCGGGCTGGATTGTTACGGTTACGGCAAGATTCACGGCAATCGCCGGCCCGGTTCCATCTGGCGCGTATCGCTCAAAGTAACTTTGACGCGCGGGCCAAAAATGCCACGCAAAGGAATGCCCGCCACCGCCCTACCGGACGGCGGCGGCGTCTTTCACAGTCATGCGTGAAGATGGACGGCAGCACGCGGTAGACCATGAACTTGCCGTGACCGGGGATGTATTCCTGGCGGTACGGATAGCCGTCGCTACGCGGCATCAGCACGCCCAGCTTCATCAGTGCCTTGGCGACGATCTTCATCCACACGAAAACGGTTGTCACCGTGTGCGGCGAGGAAATGCTGTACCTGCCGCACGGCTTCCGCCTTGTCCGAGTTGCCGGTGCCACCGCGCAGTTCGAGCCAGCCTTCGAAGCAGCGACGCGCAGCCTCGACCGCTTCGCCCTGCGTCCAGCCGGTCAGTCCGTTCGCTGTCGCCAGCTCGCCAGCCACCGCAACGAGGCAGAACCGCTTAGCGACGCGCGCGACCTGCGAATGCGAGCCGTCCGGCACCCATTGCCGCTCCAACTCGCCTTCATAGAAAGCCGCATCCGCTTGTTTCTTTGCATCACGCGCCGTTGCGCGCGCGTCCGTTACGTCCATGCGCTTCGTCATCACACGTACTCCGTCACTTCATTCGCAAAGTCGACTACGCGATAGTTCAGCGGATCAGCAAGATAGCGATGGATTTCGCGATTGCTCCGGACGGTGCGGCGCTGAGTAAGGCGAATCGATGGCGGAAACCGCCCCTCACGCTCGCGCTGACGGACAGTTTCACGGGACAACTGGATGGACGAACGAAGACTTTCCCAGCGAGAAAGACCGTCAAGCAGCAGTGCGGTCGGGCTAGGCAGTGTGGCGGTGTTCTTTACGGGCATATGTACTCCCTAAGCATGCCTACGTCACCATTGACATAGACGGGAGCAACTATCGCCGCGCGATCAGCACGTTTTAAAGTTGAATGTCCCGATTGCAGGAATGTCCTGCAATTTCACGCCGAAATGTCCGCAGTTGTATCGCCGTCGGGAAGTTGTTCAATCAAGCGCCGCACGTGACGCTCAGAGATTTTCAACTTTGTCGCGATAGCTCTTCGCTCGTCGATTCCAACCCGGACTCCTCGATTGCGATAGCGCTCAACTTCCGCCTTCACCAAGGTAAGCGTTGCAGCGCCCTTTGCGACAGTGGCGTCCCTGCCAACAGAGCCATCTCGCTTGCGCTTCTCACGGCGCAGCGCTTCTGCCTTCAGTGCCTCTGTTACGTTCTTCGACCGCCGATGCAAAAGTTCGAGCGCAGCATTAAAGGCATGAGTGATGCCGCAATAGGCGAAAGCGTAGATCCGTCGCTCACGCTGGATGCTGCTGACATCAGCGGAAACAGCAAACTCAATCGCACGCTCCATATCGGGCCACAACTTTCGAATCTGCGCAGCGACGGCCTTATCCGGCTTCGGCAGGTCGGATAAGTCGCCGCCGGCGCGCGCTCGCCGCCTAGCGTCCGCCACTCCGCGCAAATACAAGGCATACATCCATTCCGCCCAGTCGTACTTCCCGCCGCCGAGGCCTGCAATGCGCCTCACATTCTGTACCAGCGGATACGGCAATGAATCGCTCAGCGCAAGCCGTCGCGCCCGAATCAAATCGAGGCGCTCCATCTGAAAATGATCGCGCTCCCACCGCTCATACTCCGCCTTGATTAGCTGAAAAGTGGCAGCCTCTACCGCAGGACCAACGCTGTCAGCCGGATCAAGATGCAGAAAATGGTCGGAGACTTGATTGATTTTCGCTGACGGGCCGCGATCGACAAACACGGCTAGTTCGTCCGCTGATACCCGCTCTTCGTCGGAATCTATTTCCTCATGTCCGAGGTTGCGTGACTTTCTCATGTCCACCCTTCGTGTGGACCTTCACGAAAAACGCCGAGCCAGCCGATGAAGGTGTCCGGTTTTTTCGGGTGGCCGACCTAGGCTCGACTTCCGCTATTTTCTCACGGGTCGCAACGCCAACTCTCTTGGCCGCCGAATTCGAAACGTGCCCCCGTTACCCGACTATCGAGTCGGTTCGCACAAGCTTGAAGTCGGCCGACAGCGACATATCCGGCGCGAAATTGATAATCTCGACCTTGCAGCC from Burkholderia ambifaria AMMD includes:
- a CDS encoding helix-turn-helix transcriptional regulator; this encodes MPVKNTATLPSPTALLLDGLSRWESLRSSIQLSRETVRQREREGRFPPSIRLTQRRTVRSNREIHRYLADPLNYRVVDFANEVTEYV